TTGCAGGTGGCTGTTGGTGTCTTCGAGAGGGTTAGGTTAGCGGCTGACGCGGTCGAGAGGAGCAGGGTTCTCTACAAGAACCGTGACGTCATAGGGGCTTTGAGCGAGGCGGTCTACGCGTACTACCGTGCGAGGAGTGCGGAGGACTGGGCACAGACGTACAACCTCCTAGGCCGCGGCCCGGCCTACGACACAGAGAGGCTCCGCGAGACGCTCTCGACGTTCACCGGGTTCGCTGAGATGCTAGTCACGTACCTCGAGAAACTCGGAGTTAGCAACGAGTACCTGGCGGCGGCCCAGGGCGCGTTGAACGAGCTCTATGCGGCCGCCGAGAAGGGGCTACCCTACGAGCTTAGGCTCCCGATAGCCATAGACGCTATCACCTACGCAACGCTAGCAGTACACGCAGAGTACAACACAGCCGCGAGGCTATACAACGCGTCGCGCGAGACAGCCCTGTACGCGTACGCCGTGATAGCCTCCAGGGGCGTCAAGCCGATACTAGCGGCGAGCTACGTCGAGGCTGGTGACGAGACGCACGAGCCTCTCGCAAAGCTGAGCTACTACACTAGAGCCTCCACTATACTACTCGTGCTCTACACGCTCCTAGCCACGGGCCGGGCGCCCCCAGCCATAGAGTCGGGCGAGGCGCCAGAGACGCCATGCGCTTGTACAGGCACGCCTAGCACCTCTACGGTGGTCACGAGCGTGCAGGGCGGGACGGTGACAATATCAAAGATCTTCACGGTCACGAAGACCGTAACCGAGACGAAGACGGTGTATACCATCGCTAGGCTCGAGAACCCAGAGACCAGGGCCATGATAGAGGCGTTGACGGCGGGCCTCATACTCGGGGTAGCCGCGGGCATCATAGTGTCGATTGCTCGCGGTAGACGCTAGGCGGCTAGCGAGAGGACGCGCTCGAGGCTAGACCCCAGCTTTTTACGCAAGGGTCTAAGCCACGAGGCTAGGTTGTAGCACCCCTCGCCCTTCTCCATCAACCCCTTCTCCCTGATGCGCTTGAACATCAAATCGGGTTTCATGATGCCATGTTGTATCCTAAGCTCCTGCTCCGCGATAATCTCGCCGACCGATATGTGCTCCCAGAGGTAGCGAAACGTGATATACTCCTCCTTCGTGAGCTTCTCAACCATCTCGCGGAGCTTCCTTAGAGCCTTCCTCTCCTCCTCGCTAAGCCCCGTTACCGCCAAGCTACCCCTATAGTGGCGTGTAGCACCCCCTCTCCATGAATAGGCTTACCGCTAGCAACCCACGCGCCCCGTAACGCTCCCCTCCCACCACCTCCCCCGGTATCGCCGGGGGCTCGGCGGTGAACGCCGCGAAGGGCCCAGCCCTCTCCACCCGAGCTACTCTCATCAGCGCTGCTAGGCTCCTCGCGCGCAACCGCCTCACAAGCCCAGCTATACCAGAGAGGTCGTCGAGGCCGGGCAGCCTCCCGCTCCTAACTCCACCCTCGAGCCCCGTGACCCACGCGACACTAGACTCGACGCCATAATCCTCCAGGCTCGCGACGGTATAGACGAGGCAGGGGCAGGAGGCTAGGCTACCAGCGGGCATGGCAACCCTCCCACCCTCGTAGACCACAACCGGCTCGTCGCCACAAACATCGTCGCATGTGAGTGTCTCGCCGAGAGGCGTAGGGTTCGCATAGACTAGCACCCTCCCCTCCCCGACCAGCCTCGCAACCCTAACCGGGAGCGGCGTAGCGGGCCTCAAGCCGCCAAGCCTCTCGGATAGGACGGCGAACACGTCCTCGAGGCTAGGGTAGAGGGCAAGCTCGACATCATCACCCCCGTAGAAGCTCTCACGGATAGCATTCGCTAGTGCCGAGGGCTCCACGAGCCTAGCCGGTATGAGCGGCGGAGGCGTCTCGCGAAAGACGCATCTAGCCACACGCCCCTCCCCACAGCCTTACAGCTGAGCGAGCCGCTAGGTAGTTAGGAGTAGGGTTGTTTCGGCAACCGATAGGGGCTGGTTTGCACCACGCCACCCGCCTCTCGGCGACGTTCCTCCCGCCACTCCTGCTAGTTCTACTCGTGATGATCTCCTTCACAGCCGAGGCGAAGGTAGAGTTCAACGTCGACAGCTACACTTGGAAGTCGCGAGTCGGCGGCGACAAGGTCTACCCGGGGAGCCGCGGCGTAACCCTCACAGTCACAGTCTACTACATGGGCAACGAGACACTCGAGGATGTAACCGGGTGCCTCCTCCTACCCCCAGGCGTAACACCATCCACGGGGTCCTCCAGCTGCGCACCCGCACTCCGACCAGACGGGACACCCTACCTCCAAGTCCAGCCCGGCGACGTGATAGTCTTCGTCTTCAGGCTCGACATATCCAAGAGCGTCGAGCCGGGGTGGGTGGGTACACCCCTCTACATACGCTACTATAGCCTCGACACGGGCGAGCCCGGCACGAGCAACTTGTTCGGCATTAGCATCTACGTCTCTCCATACCCGACCCCGTCTCTACGCGTGGAGGACGTATACTGGGAGCCGGTGGGCTATCCC
The Pyrolobus fumarii 1A DNA segment above includes these coding regions:
- a CDS encoding PolB1-binding protein PBP2 family protein — encoded protein: MAVTGLSEEERKALRKLREMVEKLTKEEYITFRYLWEHISVGEIIAEQELRIQHGIMKPDLMFKRIREKGLMEKGEGCYNLASWLRPLRKKLGSSLERVLSLAA